A region from the Haloarcula limicola genome encodes:
- a CDS encoding acyltransferase — protein sequence MTKRHVSLPPVAEDGLRAFLDEVDERLSGEEDTCDVVEDILVDLHGDRDAYERWQSGEDVSPAERVRLQGYDPCNTTLESEYYAEKDEEKFKHSKHLQWLWRQFDATPMADNVEFALRFRQMLADHLFESCGDGCRFFKGISFTYGHNIEIGDNVVVHDDVHLDDRGKLTIGDRVSISDDTHLYTHDHDVVDQTHIDNFHTIVEDDVRLTYDSMVRAGVRVGENAILAAKSIAGSDIPAHHIAAGTPAKSIAIKDGWEQVADPLEDANEDRRAERGIEYELPDGVDDFDEFQRDLHPPDRS from the coding sequence ATGACCAAGCGCCACGTGTCGCTTCCACCGGTGGCCGAAGACGGCCTCCGGGCGTTCCTAGACGAAGTCGACGAACGCCTCTCCGGCGAGGAAGACACCTGCGACGTGGTCGAGGACATCCTCGTCGACCTCCACGGCGATCGCGACGCGTACGAACGCTGGCAGTCCGGCGAGGATGTCTCCCCGGCCGAACGCGTCCGTCTCCAGGGATACGACCCCTGTAACACGACCTTAGAGAGCGAGTACTACGCCGAGAAAGACGAGGAGAAGTTCAAGCACTCGAAACACCTCCAGTGGCTCTGGCGGCAGTTCGACGCGACGCCGATGGCCGACAACGTCGAGTTCGCGCTCCGGTTCCGACAGATGCTGGCGGACCACCTCTTCGAGTCCTGCGGCGACGGCTGCCGGTTCTTCAAGGGAATCTCGTTCACCTACGGACACAACATCGAGATCGGCGACAACGTCGTCGTCCACGACGACGTCCACTTGGACGACCGCGGAAAGCTCACCATCGGCGATCGGGTTTCAATCTCCGACGACACGCACCTCTACACCCACGACCACGACGTAGTCGACCAGACCCACATCGACAACTTCCACACCATCGTCGAGGACGACGTGCGACTCACCTACGACTCGATGGTTCGCGCGGGCGTCCGCGTCGGCGAGAACGCCATCCTCGCCGCGAAGTCCATCGCCGGCAGTGACATTCCCGCACACCACATCGCCGCCGGCACCCCCGCGAAGTCTATCGCTATCAAAGACGGGTGGGAGCAGGTCGCCGACCCCCTCGAAGACGCGAACGAGGACCGGCGCGCGGAGCGCGGCATCGAGTACGAACTCCCCGACGGGGTAGACGACTTCGACGAGTTCCAGCGCGACCTCCACCCGCCGGACCGCTCGTAG
- a CDS encoding CPBP family intramembrane glutamic endopeptidase, with product MTRSDFIMEIRGYLVNPAERRLRTPWRIIVWLFAAGFVVVVLSALFGIVPAPERATGLTPALYVVTEQIWGFIALSVGGLGIGYLLDRRTIADYGLLPDRQWWRDAGFGLVLGFGLPTLVLLVQVAVGFTAVTGVLVTSPSEQFPFGGTDAAVRLGLLAAFFLVQATTEEILVRGYLLTNLAEGLAGTLGKWRSVVAATVATGALFGVLHWTNPNASLLSTLNITLYGVLLGACYVLTGRLGVACGFHVAWNYTLSLWSFPVSGLVTGAALLGTRSTGPALVTGGSFGPEGGLVALPLLVVGAAALGWWVRREYGSVEILEAIATPDLRIRTRGGQ from the coding sequence ATGACCAGGTCGGACTTCATCATGGAGATCCGGGGATATCTCGTCAATCCCGCGGAGCGGCGGTTGCGAACCCCCTGGCGCATCATCGTCTGGCTGTTCGCCGCGGGGTTCGTCGTCGTCGTCCTCAGCGCCCTCTTCGGAATCGTCCCCGCCCCCGAGCGTGCGACTGGGCTCACGCCGGCTCTCTACGTCGTTACCGAACAGATATGGGGCTTCATCGCGCTGTCGGTCGGCGGGCTCGGTATCGGCTATCTGCTCGATCGTCGGACGATAGCGGACTACGGACTGCTCCCCGACCGGCAGTGGTGGCGCGACGCCGGGTTCGGGCTGGTACTGGGTTTCGGTCTGCCGACGCTCGTCCTCCTCGTGCAAGTCGCCGTCGGGTTCACCGCCGTCACCGGCGTCCTCGTGACGAGCCCGAGCGAACAGTTCCCGTTCGGAGGCACCGACGCGGCGGTTCGGCTGGGGCTGCTCGCGGCCTTCTTCCTCGTCCAGGCGACCACCGAGGAGATACTGGTCCGCGGGTACCTCCTGACGAACCTCGCGGAGGGGCTCGCCGGCACGCTCGGGAAGTGGCGCTCGGTCGTCGCCGCGACCGTCGCCACCGGCGCGCTGTTCGGCGTCCTCCACTGGACCAACCCGAACGCGTCGCTGCTCAGCACCCTGAACATCACGCTCTACGGCGTCTTACTGGGTGCCTGTTACGTCCTCACCGGCCGACTGGGAGTCGCCTGCGGCTTTCACGTCGCGTGGAACTACACGCTCTCGCTGTGGAGCTTCCCGGTCAGCGGCCTCGTGACCGGCGCGGCCCTGCTCGGGACGCGCTCGACCGGGCCGGCGCTGGTGACCGGCGGCTCCTTCGGTCCCGAGGGCGGTCTCGTCGCCCTGCCGCTGCTCGTCGTCGGCGCGGCGGCGCTGGGCTGGTGGGTCCGCCGCGAGTACGGCAGCGTCGAGATTCTGGAGGCCATCGCGACGCCCGACCTCCGGATCCGGACCCGTGGCGGACAGTGA
- a CDS encoding aldo/keto reductase: MKYDTLGNTGVEVSEVGFGAWVVGTDWWGDRTREDAVEMVHHAVDEDVTFFDTGDVYGHGDSEEIIGEALAEVRDEVTVSTKVGYDFYNNPQAGHGELPKKMTPEWIRTALDRSLDRLDMDHVELLMLHNANVGEVDEDVLETLDELREEGKVEAIGWALGPSIGWLADGDAAVANEFDALQTVFNLFEQTPGRHFIDTIRERNADTSVLARVPHSSGLLNEQVTPDTELGEGDHRSHRPTEWYETGWEKVESIRFLERNGERTMGQAAIQWLLAHDEVASVTPTFRTNADIDEWAAAPDTPPLSDEEFERVQDLYADNFGIDRDDGMDALRSSVGGEDLDGTGMKSAGD, translated from the coding sequence ATGAAGTACGATACGCTGGGGAACACGGGCGTCGAAGTCTCGGAAGTCGGCTTCGGTGCGTGGGTCGTCGGGACGGACTGGTGGGGCGACCGAACCCGCGAGGACGCCGTCGAGATGGTCCACCACGCCGTCGACGAGGACGTGACCTTCTTCGACACCGGCGACGTCTACGGCCACGGCGACAGCGAGGAGATCATCGGCGAGGCGCTGGCCGAGGTCCGCGACGAGGTGACCGTCTCCACGAAGGTCGGTTACGACTTCTACAACAACCCGCAGGCCGGCCACGGCGAACTCCCGAAGAAGATGACGCCCGAGTGGATCCGCACCGCGCTCGACCGCTCGCTCGACCGCCTCGACATGGACCACGTCGAACTGCTGATGCTCCACAACGCCAACGTCGGCGAGGTGGACGAAGACGTGTTAGAGACGCTCGACGAGCTCCGCGAGGAGGGGAAAGTCGAGGCCATCGGCTGGGCGCTCGGTCCCTCCATCGGCTGGCTGGCTGACGGCGACGCCGCCGTCGCCAACGAGTTCGACGCGCTCCAGACCGTGTTCAACCTCTTCGAGCAGACGCCGGGCCGACACTTCATCGACACTATCCGCGAGCGGAACGCCGACACGTCGGTCCTCGCTCGCGTCCCCCACTCCTCGGGCCTGTTGAACGAGCAGGTCACCCCCGACACCGAACTCGGCGAGGGCGACCACCGCTCGCACCGCCCGACCGAGTGGTACGAGACCGGGTGGGAGAAGGTGGAGTCCATTCGATTCCTCGAACGAAACGGCGAGCGCACGATGGGACAGGCCGCGATCCAGTGGCTGCTGGCCCACGACGAGGTCGCGTCGGTCACGCCGACGTTCCGGACGAACGCCGACATCGACGAGTGGGCCGCCGCGCCCGACACGCCGCCGCTCAGCGACGAGGAGTTCGAGCGCGTCCAAGATCTCTACGCGGACAACTTCGGCATCGACCGCGACGACGGGATGGACGCCCTTCGCTCCTCTGTCGGCGGCGAGGACTTAGACGGCACCGGCATGAAGTCCGCCGGCGACTGA
- a CDS encoding DUF6757 family protein, producing MQCHYCDDDADLAVESDGVKVGVCKTHFREQMAELEDAEWLEELDEELDIDRRE from the coding sequence ATGCAGTGTCACTACTGCGACGACGACGCTGACCTCGCCGTCGAGAGCGACGGTGTGAAAGTCGGAGTCTGCAAGACGCACTTCCGCGAGCAGATGGCCGAACTCGAAGACGCCGAGTGGCTGGAGGAACTCGACGAGGAGCTCGACATCGACCGACGGGAGTGA
- a CDS encoding PAS domain-containing sensor histidine kinase, producing the protein MTEEEVAERVRIATRVFDEFPHQVAILDGEGVIRATNRAWETFGIENDVGVEADMVGENYLAVCRAGEDEDSATAAEGITAVIDGRSEEFSFEYPCHGPDRKRWFTMRATPFEFEGEELVLIVHTDITDRHRAEADVAERNETLELVAGILSHDLRNPLSVATARTELLREVSDGGGNDHLEAIERSLERMRDIVDDALLIARQTEPETLEALDFGACAERAWEQVTTGDATLAVKADATIEADETLLAQLLENLFRNAVEHGGDDVTVTVSPREDGFVVADDGPGIPESERDAVFESGYTTNQDGGGTGMGLAIVSRIADLHDWSVRATNGPDGGAAFVVSGVAVGQ; encoded by the coding sequence GTGACCGAAGAGGAGGTGGCCGAACGCGTCCGTATCGCCACGAGAGTCTTCGACGAGTTCCCGCATCAGGTCGCCATCCTCGACGGCGAGGGCGTCATCCGCGCGACCAACCGGGCGTGGGAGACGTTCGGTATCGAGAACGACGTGGGCGTCGAGGCCGACATGGTCGGCGAGAACTACCTCGCCGTCTGTCGCGCCGGCGAGGACGAGGACTCGGCGACGGCCGCCGAGGGTATCACCGCCGTTATCGACGGGCGGAGTGAGGAGTTCTCCTTCGAGTACCCGTGTCACGGGCCCGACCGGAAACGCTGGTTCACGATGCGGGCGACGCCGTTCGAGTTCGAGGGGGAAGAACTCGTCCTGATCGTCCACACGGACATCACTGACCGCCACCGTGCCGAAGCCGACGTCGCCGAGCGAAACGAGACCCTGGAGCTGGTCGCCGGCATCCTCAGCCACGACCTGCGGAACCCGCTCTCGGTGGCGACGGCCCGAACGGAGTTGTTGCGGGAAGTGAGCGACGGGGGCGGGAACGACCACCTCGAAGCCATCGAACGGTCGCTCGAACGGATGCGCGACATCGTCGACGACGCGCTGCTCATCGCTCGCCAGACCGAACCCGAGACGCTCGAAGCGCTCGACTTCGGCGCGTGTGCCGAACGGGCCTGGGAGCAGGTCACCACCGGCGACGCGACGCTCGCCGTCAAGGCGGACGCGACCATCGAGGCGGACGAGACGCTACTGGCGCAGCTGCTGGAGAACCTCTTTCGGAACGCGGTGGAGCACGGCGGCGACGACGTGACCGTCACCGTCTCGCCCCGCGAGGACGGCTTCGTCGTCGCCGACGACGGCCCCGGAATCCCCGAGAGCGAGCGCGACGCCGTTTTCGAGTCGGGTTACACGACCAACCAGGACGGCGGCGGCACCGGGATGGGGCTCGCCATCGTCAGTCGGATCGCGGACTTACACGACTGGTCGGTTCGAGCGACCAACGGGCCGGACGGCGGCGCGGCGTTCGTCGTCTCGGGCGTCGCCGTCGGCCAGTGA
- a CDS encoding RNA ligase partner protein, with product MADRPLKQRFVLDTSLFLTTEIRGPDQDVEAACRDLLELIAAAKQIHNISCYMPPSIKTELTRMLESRDVDDEVLMKLETWVITKAPAHHEVMVPADHVYAFIDEMSDRVDRGLRVSEKAVRKAEESRAETVEEHDHMTEVDKVISELRDEYRDTLRQGVLDSREDFDLLILAKELEAGVVTEDQGIINWAEDFGLRYLEGRNFPVLLREYLAADDPDRWRDER from the coding sequence ATGGCCGACCGCCCGCTCAAACAACGGTTCGTCCTCGATACGTCGCTGTTTCTCACGACGGAGATACGCGGCCCGGATCAGGACGTCGAGGCCGCCTGCCGGGACTTACTCGAACTCATCGCGGCGGCCAAGCAGATACACAACATCTCCTGTTACATGCCGCCCTCCATCAAGACGGAGCTGACGCGGATGCTGGAGAGCCGCGACGTCGACGACGAGGTACTGATGAAACTGGAGACGTGGGTCATCACGAAGGCCCCGGCCCACCACGAGGTGATGGTGCCGGCCGACCACGTCTACGCGTTCATCGACGAGATGTCCGACCGCGTCGACCGCGGCCTGCGCGTCTCCGAGAAGGCCGTCCGCAAGGCCGAGGAGTCCCGTGCCGAGACCGTCGAGGAACACGACCACATGACCGAGGTGGACAAGGTCATCTCCGAGCTTCGCGACGAGTACCGCGATACGCTCAGGCAGGGCGTGCTCGACTCCCGAGAGGACTTCGACCTGCTCATCCTCGCGAAGGAACTCGAAGCCGGCGTCGTCACGGAAGATCAGGGCATCATCAACTGGGCGGAGGACTTCGGCCTGCGGTATCTCGAGGGGAGGAACTTCCCGGTGTTACTGAGAGAGTACCTGGCGGCCGACGACCCCGACCGCTGGCGCGACGAGCGCTAG
- a CDS encoding DUF5789 family protein, with protein sequence MRMMTDAAEAFEAHEYPMTTEELIEADGDVTLELPNGTETVADALSRSAPETFESAEDARLTACAGLSSKAIGRKGYSDRDPVCMGEDGPDEVSF encoded by the coding sequence ATGCGAATGATGACCGACGCGGCGGAGGCGTTCGAAGCACACGAGTACCCGATGACCACCGAAGAACTGATCGAGGCCGACGGCGACGTCACGCTGGAGCTGCCCAACGGCACCGAGACGGTCGCCGACGCGCTCAGTCGCTCGGCTCCGGAGACGTTCGAGAGCGCGGAAGACGCGCGACTGACGGCGTGCGCGGGCCTCTCCAGCAAGGCGATCGGCCGCAAGGGCTACTCGGACCGCGACCCCGTCTGCATGGGCGAGGACGGACCGGACGAAGTCTCGTTCTGA
- a CDS encoding DUF7533 family protein, whose product MAQGILDTIGLMAVVVLAIPIALFGAEHLVRGELLAGVVYLGIAALMVAIEQYLTTPTDIPGMVAEKTVGAVVKTEDPSEED is encoded by the coding sequence ATGGCACAGGGCATCCTCGACACCATCGGCCTGATGGCGGTCGTCGTTCTCGCTATCCCCATCGCGCTGTTCGGTGCCGAACACCTCGTCCGCGGCGAGCTGCTGGCCGGCGTCGTCTACCTCGGCATCGCGGCGCTGATGGTCGCCATCGAGCAGTATCTCACTACCCCGACGGACATCCCGGGGATGGTCGCGGAGAAGACCGTCGGTGCGGTCGTCAAGACCGAGGACCCCTCAGAAGAGGACTAG
- a CDS encoding PHP domain-containing protein, producing the protein MVIADLHLHTTRSDGTLTLETLPDAARRAGVEAVAVTDHDRINPELDGPMTTRDGVEVVHGIELRVETDDQRLDLLGYGVDPTDELIDECDRIQQNRLERGRRIIDCVEDRLDVSLPVEPREGLGRPHIARAIDEASDYGYKEAFEELIGDGCPCFVAREVPSFERGRELLADACGLVGLAHPFRYPDTEAALARCESLSAVERWYPYEESVDTDLLEDAVERYDLVPTGGSDTHDETLGETGLDQAAWERVRAEIV; encoded by the coding sequence ATGGTTATCGCGGACCTCCACCTACACACTACGCGCTCGGACGGTACGCTCACTCTGGAGACGCTTCCCGACGCCGCGCGTCGGGCGGGCGTCGAGGCCGTCGCCGTCACCGACCACGACCGGATCAACCCCGAACTCGACGGTCCGATGACGACGCGCGACGGCGTCGAGGTCGTCCACGGTATCGAACTGCGCGTCGAGACCGACGACCAGCGTCTCGACCTCTTGGGATACGGCGTCGATCCGACCGACGAATTGATCGATGAATGCGACCGCATCCAGCAGAACCGCTTAGAGCGGGGTCGGCGCATCATCGACTGTGTTGAGGACCGACTCGACGTCTCGCTGCCGGTCGAACCCCGCGAGGGACTCGGTCGCCCGCACATCGCGCGCGCCATCGACGAGGCGTCCGACTACGGCTACAAGGAGGCGTTCGAAGAGCTCATCGGCGACGGCTGTCCGTGTTTCGTCGCTCGCGAGGTCCCGAGCTTCGAACGCGGCCGCGAGTTGCTCGCCGACGCCTGCGGGCTGGTCGGCCTCGCGCACCCGTTCCGCTATCCCGATACCGAGGCGGCGCTCGCCCGCTGTGAGTCGCTCTCGGCCGTCGAACGGTGGTACCCTTACGAGGAGTCGGTCGACACCGACCTCCTCGAAGACGCGGTCGAGCGCTACGACCTCGTGCCGACCGGTGGCAGCGACACGCACGACGAGACGCTGGGGGAGACCGGTCTCGACCAGGCCGCGTGGGAGCGAGTCCGCGCGGAAATCGTCTGA
- a CDS encoding cupin domain-containing protein, with translation MERVSVDAVDSRMGSADVKRSLSKALDTSDLAVNYYELAPGETFGLGYHRHPDQEELFYVQTGTATFETEDGDVAVGPDEAIRFAPGEWQLGRNAGDERVVALALGAPKDESETELVRRCDPCGERTEQRVELADDRDALLTLCASCGEETGRFT, from the coding sequence ATGGAGAGAGTCAGCGTCGACGCCGTCGATTCGCGCATGGGTTCCGCCGACGTCAAGCGGTCGCTCTCGAAGGCGCTCGATACGAGCGACCTCGCGGTCAACTACTACGAACTCGCGCCCGGCGAGACGTTCGGTCTGGGGTACCACCGCCACCCCGACCAGGAAGAACTCTTCTACGTCCAGACGGGGACGGCCACCTTCGAGACCGAGGACGGCGACGTCGCGGTCGGCCCGGACGAGGCGATTCGTTTTGCTCCGGGCGAGTGGCAACTGGGTCGCAACGCCGGCGACGAGCGCGTGGTCGCGCTGGCGCTCGGCGCGCCCAAGGACGAGAGCGAGACGGAGCTGGTCCGCCGCTGCGACCCCTGCGGCGAACGAACCGAACAGCGCGTCGAACTGGCCGACGACCGCGACGCGCTCCTGACGCTCTGTGCGAGTTGCGGCGAGGAGACGGGTCGGTTCACGTAA
- the radA gene encoding DNA repair and recombination protein RadA has product MAATEDLEDLPGVGPATAEKLEENGFDSYQGIAVASPGELSNTADIGESSAADIINAARDAADIGGFETGATVLERREQIGKLSWGVDEVDDLLGGGVETQSITEVYGEFGAGKSQVTHQLAVNVQLPAEHGGLEGSTIFIDSEDTFRPERIEQMLKGQDDEVLADTMVLHGIVEEGEADPTDEALLDDLLESVLDKIHVAKAFNSNHQILLAEKAQEIASGTQDEEFPVRLLAVDSLTAHFRAEYVGRGELAERQQKLNKHLHDLMRVGDLNNTAVVVTNQVASNPDSFFGDPTQPIGGNILGHTSTFRIYLRKSKGNKRIVKLVDAPNLPDGEGVMRVEEAGLMNE; this is encoded by the coding sequence ATGGCCGCAACAGAAGACCTAGAAGACCTCCCGGGCGTCGGCCCGGCCACCGCAGAGAAACTCGAAGAGAACGGCTTCGACTCCTATCAGGGGATCGCCGTCGCCTCCCCCGGCGAACTGTCGAACACGGCCGACATCGGCGAGTCGTCGGCCGCCGACATCATCAACGCCGCCCGCGACGCCGCCGACATCGGCGGGTTCGAGACCGGGGCGACCGTCCTGGAACGCCGCGAACAGATCGGCAAGCTCTCGTGGGGCGTCGACGAGGTGGACGACCTGCTCGGCGGCGGCGTCGAAACGCAGTCGATAACCGAGGTGTACGGCGAGTTCGGGGCCGGCAAGTCACAGGTAACGCACCAGCTGGCCGTCAACGTCCAACTGCCCGCCGAACACGGCGGGCTGGAGGGCAGCACCATCTTCATCGACTCCGAGGACACCTTCCGCCCCGAGCGTATCGAGCAGATGCTCAAGGGCCAGGACGACGAGGTGCTCGCCGACACGATGGTGCTCCACGGCATCGTCGAGGAGGGCGAGGCCGACCCCACCGACGAGGCCCTGCTCGATGACCTCCTGGAGTCGGTGCTCGACAAGATCCACGTCGCCAAGGCGTTCAACTCCAACCACCAGATCCTCCTCGCCGAGAAGGCCCAGGAGATCGCCAGCGGGACCCAGGACGAGGAGTTCCCCGTGCGACTGCTCGCCGTCGACTCGCTGACCGCCCACTTCCGCGCCGAGTACGTCGGCCGGGGCGAACTCGCCGAGCGCCAGCAGAAGCTCAACAAGCACCTCCACGACCTGATGCGGGTCGGCGACCTGAACAACACCGCCGTCGTCGTCACCAACCAGGTGGCCTCGAACCCCGACTCGTTCTTCGGCGACCCGACACAGCCGATCGGTGGCAACATCCTCGGCCACACCTCCACGTTCCGCATCTACCTCCGGAAGTCCAAGGGGAACAAGCGCATCGTCAAACTGGTCGACGCGCCGAACCTGCCCGACGGCGAGGGCGTCATGCGCGTCGAAGAGGCGGGTCTGATGAACGAGTAG
- a CDS encoding RAD55 family ATPase, whose translation MRISSGVPGFDDLVEGGLLPDRLYVVSGPPGSGKTTFCSQFITRGAKEGETCLYVTMHETKSELMQDMAGYEFGFDRAMQSDAVQFLNLVTESGKRTITQFGTEGGLTNRLVAYIEQNDIQRVVIDSTMLLQHFMNDVDSEITGFLSALKQTDATTLLISEMTDPSSYSDEHYLAHGVVFFHNFLEGGSMTRGVQVIKMRGTAIDCDIRQISFSDRGLRIHAETKVET comes from the coding sequence ATGCGAATATCGAGTGGGGTTCCCGGCTTCGACGATCTGGTGGAGGGCGGCTTGCTTCCGGACCGCCTGTACGTGGTCAGCGGGCCGCCCGGAAGCGGCAAGACGACGTTTTGCTCGCAGTTCATCACGCGGGGTGCCAAGGAGGGCGAGACCTGCCTCTACGTGACGATGCACGAGACGAAATCCGAGCTGATGCAGGACATGGCCGGCTACGAGTTCGGTTTCGACCGGGCGATGCAGTCGGACGCCGTCCAGTTCCTCAACCTCGTCACCGAGAGCGGCAAGCGCACCATCACACAGTTCGGGACCGAGGGCGGCCTGACGAACCGGCTGGTCGCCTACATCGAACAGAACGACATCCAGCGGGTGGTCATCGACTCGACGATGCTGCTCCAGCACTTCATGAACGACGTGGACAGCGAGATCACGGGCTTCCTCTCGGCGCTGAAACAGACCGACGCGACGACGCTGCTCATCTCCGAGATGACTGACCCCTCGTCGTACAGCGACGAGCACTATCTCGCCCACGGCGTCGTCTTCTTCCACAACTTTCTGGAGGGCGGGAGCATGACCCGCGGCGTGCAGGTCATCAAGATGCGCGGGACGGCCATCGACTGTGACATCCGGCAGATCTCCTTCAGCGACCGTGGACTGCGGATCCACGCGGAGACGAAGGTCGAGACATGA
- a CDS encoding DUF7577 domain-containing protein, which translates to MNVWAWLTAYVVGFGLLQVLLYRYVQATDPTPEGTPKRASGAMNGSGSGAGDDPTRREESVVHCRHCGAANESHLMLRYCGTCTESLR; encoded by the coding sequence ATGAACGTCTGGGCGTGGCTCACCGCGTACGTCGTCGGTTTCGGTCTGTTGCAGGTGCTGCTCTATCGGTACGTCCAGGCGACCGACCCGACGCCGGAGGGGACGCCGAAGCGGGCGTCGGGGGCGATGAACGGTTCCGGAAGCGGTGCCGGCGACGACCCGACGCGGCGCGAGGAGAGCGTCGTCCACTGCCGCCACTGCGGTGCGGCCAACGAGTCCCACCTGATGCTCCGGTACTGCGGGACCTGCACCGAGTCGCTCCGGTAG
- a CDS encoding ribbon-helix-helix domain-containing protein, with protein sequence MSRIKVSLPDQVDSDIDRLVEQGEFINRDQAVEELLSRGISAYNTTTEDDTTDVDDDMFGQTTNEQQDPAVQDDDEFGF encoded by the coding sequence ATGAGCCGAATCAAGGTGTCACTGCCTGACCAAGTCGACTCCGACATCGACCGCCTCGTCGAACAGGGCGAGTTCATCAACCGCGACCAGGCCGTCGAGGAACTCCTCTCGCGGGGCATCTCCGCGTACAACACGACGACCGAAGACGACACCACCGACGTCGACGACGACATGTTCGGTCAGACGACGAACGAACAGCAGGACCCGGCGGTGCAGGACGACGACGAGTTCGGTTTCTGA